tgcattcaaaaattattgttttattttttgaaattttctcaaattctatgtgtaactcctacgaaaatattgagttttacgttaaatactctatatatacTGAATCGAAAACTTTTTAGTGTCGTTTGAAAATATCTGatcacattctacatttgtattaattcagtttaaactctctttcatagtatatgagaatcgttataatatttttatcaattagtttagtaaaacttcataatactctctaaatcggtggaataaccactataaaattgctatttttttaaaacaggaGAATAAACGCTCCAAaccctctttgaacatcatcatatgttagttcatgcaactataaaagtaaataatttttttttaaatagacaTTATTATTTAGTCTTAATGTGTatcttatttaatttaattttaaaattttatttataccGACTGATCTTGTCAAAAATATATGCTCTTTCGTATTTTCAGATATCTGCAGCTCAAATCgaaaaatttattattcaaacaaaaaaaaatcaaatgataAATATCTCTAAATATCCGGATATCCACTATGTGTCCCATCCCTATATTTGTCCACCCTCGAAATCAAATTAAATCTACTCTCTTATTGGGAGTGATTAGTTCGACTATAACTGTAGAAAATTTACTGTAGAATTtactgtaatttttttatttaactttaagtgatgtagctttaaaatttattgCTACAACAATATATTTTCTACAACTAAAAAGATGAGGCTTTAGAAAATAAGGCTGTTACAaccgttttttattttttattttgctgtaactttaaaaaacaatttaaaacataattggTGGGTTTAAGGGGGTGAGTGAGACTTAGATTTCTACAGAGTTTGTTGATTTAAAAGTTGAGGGATTTGTTAAATTTAGAAAGTGTTGTAGAGAATTTTGTATATTGtaaaaatctatgaaaataaaGTAATGTAATGATTCTAAAAATTCAAGGAAAACATGTAGTATTCTCAAAATCTTGTTTTGTgagttaaaatgttaaaaattcaACTCTCAATAACATTTACtttaataaatttgtataatcattaaaatctaaactttttgaataacaaataattttgtatagaattataaaaacatCAAACCAATAACATTAGATTTTTAAGGAGGGGGGCATGGGAGTATATCTCGGCTTACCCGAGAAAATTTGTGGAAGCAAGAAACAAGCATTCGCATTCATCCAAGAACAATTACAGAATCGTATAAACTCATGGTCGGCAAAACTGCTTTCAAAGGGTGGAAAAGAGGTCCTGATTAAATCAGTGGCGCAAGCTCTCCCGACCTACGTTATGTCATGCTTCCTACTTCCCCAGGACATCATTCGGAAACTCACAAGCGCTATTTCCCGCTTCTGGTGGAGCACCAAAAATGAGAATCGCGGCCTCCATTGGATAGCATGGAAGAAAATATGTACTCCAAAAGATAGTGGAGGCCTTGGATTCCGCgactttaaaaattttaatctcgCACTGCTTGCGAAGCAACTCTGGAGACTCATCCAGTATCCCAACTCCCTTCTGGCACGAGTCCTCAAAGGAAGATATTATCGAAACTCAAACCCAATTGATGTCAACAAGGCGAGCAACCCGTCCTATGTATGGAGAAGTCTCATGGCTGCTCAACCCCTCCTGAAATCTGGCTTACGCAAATCAATTGGTGCGGGACACAACACCCTGGTTTGGGTAGACGCATGGATCCCAACTACACCAGCGCGCCCAGCCATACCTCGCGGCCCTACTTTCAATCCCTCGCTACGGGTCAGTGACCTGATCGACCCGCTTACAAATGATTGGAAGCCCGACCTCTTGCGCGAATTGATAGCCCACGGCGACATCCCATACATCCAAAGCCTCAAGCCTTCGCGTTCTCCCCGTGCCATCGGCTACTGTTGGATCCACACCAAATCAGGTGTATACTCAGTAAAAACGGGATATTCCCCTCGCCATGGAGACAATGGAGTTCTCTGGAACAGACACGGTCCTCGAGCCTAGTATACTAGCGCTTCAAGCCAAAGTATGGAAGCTCAAGACTACTCAAAAAATCAAGCACTTCATTTGGCAAACGATCTCAAACTGTTTACCGGTCTGCAGTTCGCTAGCTGATCGACACTGCGGAACAGATCGTCACTGCCCGAGATGCGGAGCGGAAGAAGAAACCAGCAATCACTTGCTTTTTGAGTGCCCACCATCTGTCCAAGCTTGGGCTTTAGCGGACGTACCGCACTTTCCGGGGCTATTCCCGTGTGACTCGATATATAGTAACCTGAACCATGTCCTATGGCGCGCAAAGGACAATGCAATTCCGGATGCTATAAGTGCAGCAGTACCATGGTTAATATAGTACATTTGGAAAGCTTGCAACGACAAGGCTTTCAATGGTAAGGATGTCTCCCCGTTAGAGACCGTCCAAATTGCCCGAGCAGAAGCAGAGAGCTGGAACGTTGCTCAGGCCGTCGAGCAGACCCAAGAAGACGATACCGAAGAAACCCCCCTTGCTCCTTTGCCTCAAGACGACGATCGAGGCCCCACCTGCACACTAGACGCCTCCTGGCACCGAGATGATAATTTTTATGGAGGAGGAATGGTTCTAACTAACAAGGATGGGATGATGACTTATGGTTCATTTGCTAGTAACCGAGTCTTAACCCCCCTACACGCAGAGTTCCAAACCCTGCTGTGGGCCATGAAATCCTCTATTCAGTTAGACCATAGTGCAATGACCTTCAAGACGGACTGTCTCCAACTGGTCAGACTACTtgaagaagacgacgaagaCAATTGGCCATCTCTGTTGGCTGAATTTGATGAGTTTCATCTTATTCGTTCTATGTTTAACTTTTGCTCTATATCTTTTCTTCCTCGATCCCTGAACTTCCGAGCCGACCGCCTTGCAAAAGATGCTCGGTCTCGAGGTCTTATTTTTTCCCATGTAAACTCTCAACTCCCAAGCTGGATGGTTCATGAGACCAATCTCTTGGTAGTTACTTAATAAGATATGGAGCtttcgatgtcaaaaaaaaaaataacattagattttaatgagaatgtgaaaaatctataaaccaataacattaTAGACTTGAAAGTTCTAAGACTAGTTATAAATCCAATTTCCACTAACACTCCCTTAcctttgtatataaaaattaaagctaaaatCACCGTTGAAACCCAATCAATCACACTTATTGTCCACTGAGTATTAATTCTTAGAGTGAACGAAAAAGGCATATCCAagttctttctttctgtcaaaGCCTTTGACGTTACGGGCTGGCCTAATTTCGTTATTGACCTATAATTTCATTTGCATATACTCTCTTTTAACAATAAACTGTAAGGGACTCATTAGTCATTTCTCGTTTAATATCGTTTTGTTAACTACATAACAAAACATATAACTATCTATATGAGCATAATGAtatagaaatatttattaacaacCTTTTGTAACCAACCATATGTTCATGTGTTCTAGCTACATTGGGCTTTCATGATAATTTCATTACCTGGATATTGGAATGTATCACTACTGTCTCGTACTCCTTCTTGGTCAATGATGCGGTCTTAGGGTGCGTCCAGCCAGAGAGAGGGATAAGACAAGGCGACCCCCTTTCGCCCTACATCTTCATCCTATGCAGCGAAGTTCTGTCAGGGTTGTGCTCTAAGGCTCAAAGAGAAGGAAAACTCCCGGGGATTAAAATAGCAAAAAACAGCCCAAGCATCAATCACTTACTCTTCGCTGATGATACTATGTTTTTTATCCCCACGGATCATCGAAGTTGCACCACTCTGAAGAACATCCTTCAACTCTACGAAGAAGCTTCGGGTCAGCGGATCAACACAGACAAATCGTCGTTATCCTTTGCTGCAAGAACATCTTCTAGGTTAAGGAATGAGGTTAAAAGAACTCTCGAGATCACAAAAGAGGGTGGAGTAGGGAAATACTTGGGCTTACCTGAACATTTCGGCCGACGGAAGAAGGATCTGTTCCACTCCATTGTCAACAGGATTAAAATCAAGGCTGCATCTTTGTCCACAAGATTTCTCTCATCGGCAGGAAAACTGACACTTCTCAAAGCAGTGCTTTCCGCCATCCCCTCCTACGCTATGACATGCTTCCTGCTACCCGTAGGCATTTGCAATTTGATACAGTCAGTGCTGACACGCTTTTGGTGGGATTCAAACACAGGAAAGAAGAAAATGTGTTGGCTGTCTTGGGATAAACTCACAAAGCCTAAAGGAATGGGAGGACTTGGCTTCAAAGACATACAAACGTTTAACATAGCTCTGCTAGCAAAGCTCCCGTGGCGCATGCTCACCAATCCAAACTGCTTGCTAGCTCGAGTCCTGCTTGGAAAATATTGCCACAAAGCCTCTCTTCTCAACGTACAACTTGTGAAAGGGGCTTTCCACGGCTGGACGAGCATTTTAGCAGGCAGGGATCTTCTAAAACAACATCTTGGGAGAGCGGTGGGGGATGGAACTGAGATCAAAGTCTGGAATGAACCATGGATATCCACCTCGATAAGCGTCGTTCCAAACGGGCCTCTCAGAGAGGGAGACAGTGATATGTTCGTCTCAGACTTAATTACTAGAGGTTCCTGCGAGTGGAACAAGGAGCTAATCAACAAGATTTTACCAGACTTTACAGATGAAATCCTGAAACTCAAGCCAAGTAAGATGGGAGCTCAGGATTCTTACATTTGGTACCCAGCGAGCTCTGGTATCTACTCCACAAAGTCAGGCTATGCTGCAGCTGTAGCAGTGCAGGAACCAGACAACTCTAGTACGAGCATACCCAGCGCCTTTAACTGGTATAAATCCGTATGGTCTGTTCCGACTGCTCCAAAGATTCAGCTCTTCGTCTGGAAAGCAATAAACGGTGCCCTGCCCACAGGGGAAAATCTCCAAAAGCGAGGATTGTTGCAGAACACCACTTGTATACATTGTGGCCTCACGGAAACTACAGAGCATCTCCTCCTCCATTGTGTTTTTGCAAAACAGGTATGGGAGCATATACCTCTTGCATCACCAATTGATCCAGATGATTTCCCCTCCTTTCCATCGGCGGTAGATGCAGCAACATCGTGGGTATGCCTACCACCCTCTGGAGTCTCAGGTGATATCTTCTCCTGGGTGGTGTGGCACCTTTGGATCACAAGAAACCAACTTGTGTTTGAGGCTCGTCCAATATCGGCGAAGGCAACGGCCCTAAAAGCAGTGATGAGTGCTAGGGAATGGACACAAGCACAGGAACCGCCTTCAAAAGCTATGAAGAACAATCAGATCCAGGGAAGACCTGACTCGTTCCCAACCGGGACAATTGCATGTAACACTGATGCAGCCTGGAGAAAGGAATCCTCTGAGGCAGGTCTCGCTTGGATCTTCGACTCTTCTACAGCGCCCAACGTGTCGAATGGATGCAAGTTCCAACCAGGCGTGGCATCGGTTCTTATGGCTGAAGGCCTGGCAGTTAGGGAAGCCCTTTCCCACGCCTTACACACCGGTATCTCTAAAATCTGGCTCCGATCAGATTCTCTGTCGCTGATCAACGCGATAAATTCGATTTCCAAGCCGATGGACCTCTATGGAGTCCTTTCGGACATCGAACGTCTCTCTGTTTCCTTTGAGTTCTGTTGTTTTTCGTTTGTTGCTAGAGAAGAAAATGGGCCAGCGGACAGTCTGTCCAAAGCCTGCTTGTATCACTCTATTACTTCTTGGGCCTGAGGCCGGCTTTTAATTCTATAATtcggttgttcaaaaaaaaaaaaaaaaaaaagcaaaattcATGTGGGCTTGGCAAACTCACTTTTATTCTCTCCAACTACTTTGTCATGTGATGCCCTTTTCTTTTCTCCGCACTAATCAATATAAATGTACTCCTCGCggttcaaaacataaaatagttatatttttcgCAAAATTAAAAGAGTCTAATCCATGAAAAGAGATGAACGTAACATGCATCATACAACATCAATCATCCATGCAAGAAAAACATGAACACTCCCAAATATTTCTCTCACTTCAAACTTATATAAACCTTACACTAATTACACAACCCAATCAGCATTTGATACAGTATGGTGATCATCAAGTTATTAATACATGTCTTATTCTTCTTCCTCGTTAATTCTTTTCATCAAGTTCTTGGTCAGTATAGCCAACTAAACACAACTTCTTCATGGCTAAAGAACCACACCAAATCACTCACACTGCCATTGGATAAACCACCAAAGCCGCCGATTTGTAAAATTATTGCTTGCAAACGGTCCGGACCACCAACGGCTCGAAAGAGATGTTGTCGTAACCAATGCGTTGATCTCTTGTCCGATCCAAACCATTGCCGGTTCTGTTTCAAGAGATGTCGGTTTGCTTTGTCTTGCTGCGGTGGAAATTGCGTAGACACTAACAATGATCCTTCTAATTGTGGACAATGCGGGAACAAGTGTGAGCCTGGTGCACCTTGTGAATTTGGTATGTGTGGCTATGCTGCTCCTTCGTCTCAGCCTGGAAAACGTCGTCGTCATCCTAAACGGCCACGTCCTCCTCCTTCACCGAAAATTGACGGTGAACTTCATGATGaccgtgatgatgatgaataaaATCTTACCGTAAGAAGAAAATGAGATTGGGTATTGTTGTTCTACATTGATTAGTAATTATCGTGTGTTTTCGAGTTCATTTATTCAatgaattttaataatttgtgcTAGttgagtttgattttttttttttaacgctgatttattatgatcttacaattatgatataggaaatattacatagacgattcgacaaccgacaatactacctgccttatgaagacctacgcctaactgcatcacctgagtcgtcctatgaagatccacgcctggccagatttacttgcaccatgttgaagatcccttgcaAGCCTTTCCTCTGTAGTCtgctgcataattgtttaataaaccgctctctccgggacttgaaacctggatttcctgtaatctgcaataaattgcatagtctgggatttgaaccccagacctgggtgtagaagcctttaaaccttaaccaataggctacggtgcttccacatTGAGTTTGATTTGTGTTTAGCTTTCATCATGTTTCGTATGTCGTAGTGTTATATGGTCGGTCTAGTTGTTATGGTTGATTTACAAATGAAATATCAGTTATCTTTGGTtcatttcgattttttttttggttctattTTGTGGTTTCTTCTCAAAAtgataaccattataaaattgaaaCATGTTATGGCTGTAGCTATAGCTTAACTGTTATTGATCAGTTGAATCAGGAGATTTTCTTTTTTGCTTTATGGCCTTATTGGTGAGGGGAGACGATGTCGCCAAATTATTAGTTACTAGTTATTTTGGCCCATGATATGCATGTGCATAGttgtaatgtataatattttttgctaTCTATATTCTAGCAACAAAAAATATTCGTATGAATCTTGATCAAATATTGACTGTATATTATTGATTCTGAACAAATTATTGATAGCATGAATTGTTATGAATGAAACTgtgaaaataacaaattttggATAATTAATTATGTTACTACACGTCTACACACAACTTGCAACAGACCacgaaaaacaaagaaacatttTCGTTATCAAGCTGTTTTTCAGATGGATAATTAATTATGTGAAGTAGCTAATAATCTCTCTGTTATCAAGCTGTATTTCAGATGGAAATCCATTACAAACCACAGGTTAGGTCGTACTTGAGTTTTTCGGAACGGAGATGTAGTTGTTGTACTTCTagtgtttatcaaaaaaaaaattaggatctCAGATGATATTTTCGTCTGTTATTGAACATGGCCTCTTTCTTTTTTGTGACATAAAAGAAGTTTATTCGGCTAGATATCTGCAAGAGTCATTAGGTCTACgctcaaatatattttttgttcttgaagtttctCGCAGTAAGGAAAGAATCTATACTATCGCTCAAGGCATGGTTCATTGGGTACTATAAGCCATTTGAAACTCGTATCTTGGAACTACAATCTCGTCGAATATGAAGTATAAGTATTCCACAGATCCAGCCAGACATCATCATCTAGTGGGCCGATTGGTTTATCTTGTCATGATCAGTCGTCCTAAACTTAGCTACGTTGTGCAACTTTTTGAACAGTTGCCACGACAATGACATTGGGTAACAACTATTCTGTATTTTTATTAACCTTAAAGGTCCCTAGCCAAGGTATTCTACTATGTTTTCAGCCAAGTCTTCACATAAATGCTTATTGTGATTCATATTGGCTTATCCCCATACTCATTAAGTTTATGGAAAACTAAGAAGCATTAAttgtttcttgttcttcttaaCAGGTTGAATGATAAGACATGTCATTCACATATTTTGAATCACAGTGCCTTCAAGAACTAACCATCCAAGAAGGACCCTTAttagtttcaaaaaagaaaaagaagaaagaccCTTATCCTCCTTCTCAAAATACATACTGCACCAGCTTCGAACCCGGGTTTCACCAACATAGACTATTATCTGCATGCTATACCACTAGACTAGGGTAGCTTTTTGAAAATATGTggccaaaatattttgttaaaactGTCGACCGGAAGCATGGACTTCATTGGCTTGGCCCAATGACTGACTGACTCTGGTTGTAACCGTGTTTTAGGTTGCATTATAGGTGATGTAGTTATATAACTACATCCCCTATTCCAAAGCAGGAGTAGGTGAACATATTATACCATATATTCTGATAAATTTTATCAAGTTGTAAGCATTCATTTATGTTCATACATATTATATGTTCATATTTAGTACCAAAAATACGCCATTAGAGCATTTCCAATGTATGCttttatattttcctctaaaatagagatttctattatagaggtggatTTGTTCCAATGTATGACTCTATCATAGAGTTCctttattttagaggaaaatatagaggaaaatTACTTTTTACCTCTATATTTAAAGGTGAAAATAACacatctctatattttcttctataaatagttatagaggcatacattggagtaaatgcacctctataatagaaattttctatttaagaaaaaatatagagaTGAAAATAGAAGTggattggagatggtcttaggtTCATCCAACACTACAAGAATAAAGGGATATTGTGACAATGTTTTTAGTcacaatatacatataatttgtCACAAATTATCTATTGTGACCAATATGTGACGGTTTCTAAAAGGTCACAATAAAGTCGTCACAAATTCAACTTAGTCATAAAAATGTCACAACTATAGAGACCATTACACTAGTATCAGTTTTGTTACAAACTGTTACTAGATAAAGTAGTCACAAAACTGACACAAAGTGTTACGGATAAATACGTTAGTAAGTACGACACAATCTGtgacaatattttttgtcaCACATCTGTTACATTTTGTAACTAAGTAGGCACTTTGTATTTGTGGCAATTAACAAATACTTACCAAATAAATTATGGTTATTGCGTgacttttatatgttttaattctatttataaaactaatcagtttaaataaattaaataaaagctaattcatgttaaaagaaaattaaattaaaataaaaagaaatttgtaattagaatatattttattgacAACCCGAACTACATATGGGTTAACTGGTTACAAAAATTAAGCTGGTACTAGAAACCAATTATGATACAGACCAAAGCAAAGCAAATTAGGGTAAACTGGTCTCCTACACCACCACCTCCTTTGCCTCCGTCAAAGGACTCAAACCACAGCAACCAAGCGAGATTCTTATACTCCTGGTCTCCTACACCACTACCTCCTTCTCCTTCCGCCCTTGTCTACACCTCCGCCATCATCATTGGCTGTTCATATACTCCCGATGAAAGCCTTTAACACTGGAGTGGTCAGATCTA
This genomic interval from Brassica napus cultivar Da-Ae chromosome A6, Da-Ae, whole genome shotgun sequence contains the following:
- the LOC111213976 gene encoding stigma-specific STIG1-like protein 4: MVIIKLLIHVLFFFLVNSFHQVLGQYSQLNTTSSWLKNHTKSLTLPLDKPPKPPICKIIACKRSGPPTARKRCCRNQCVDLLSDPNHCRFCFKRCRFALSCCGGNCVDTNNDPSNCGQCGNKCEPGAPCEFGMCGYAAPSSQPGKRRRHPKRPRPPPSPKIDGELHDDRDDDE